In the genome of Desulfobacterales bacterium, the window GTTAACCAGGGCGGCTGGTACGTCAATAACGGCCTGATGGTGCTGCCGCCGAGCGCTTTTTTTCTGATCGCCTTTCTGATCTGGGCCATCAGAACCTGGAAACCCGAGCAAAACGAAGAGGACTAGTCCTATGGAACATTATCTGAGTCTTTTTATAAAATCCGTTTTCATCGAAAACATGGCGCTGGCATTTTTTCTGGGTATGTGCACCTTTCTGGCTGTATCCAAAAGTGTCAAGACTGCCATCGGATTGGGCGTGGCGGTGATTTTGATTCAAACGATCACAGTGCCGATCAACAATATCCTTTTTCAGTTTCTGCTAAAATCCGGCGCCTTGTCCTGGGCCGGTTTAGAGCATCTGGATTTAAGCTTCCTGGGTCTGCTGACCTATATCGGCGTTATTGCGGGCATGGTGCAAATCCTGGAGATGGTGCTGGATCGATTTATGCCCGCCCTGTATAACGCCTTGGGTATTTTTCTGCCCTTGATCACCGTTAACTGCGCCATTTTGGGCGGATCGCTGTTTATGGTCGAGCGTGATTATAATTTTGCGGAAAGTATTGTATACGGCATGGGTGCCGGAACCGGC includes:
- the nqrE gene encoding NADH:ubiquinone reductase (Na(+)-transporting) subunit E; its protein translation is MEHYLSLFIKSVFIENMALAFFLGMCTFLAVSKSVKTAIGLGVAVILIQTITVPINNILFQFLLKSGALSWAGLEHLDLSFLGLLTYIGVIAGMVQILEMVLDRFMPALYNALGIFLPLITVNCAILGGSLFMVERDYNFAESIVYGMGAGTGWALALVCLAGIREKLAYGNPPAGMRGLALTFTISGLMAMAFMAFSGIKL